A section of the Enterococcus montenegrensis genome encodes:
- a CDS encoding hydroxymethylglutaryl-CoA synthase, whose amino-acid sequence MNVGIDKISFFVPPYYIDMTELAQVRNVDPGKYLIGIGQSEMAIGPSSQDIVTYAANAANKILTDEDKKAIDLVIVGTESSFDESKASAVILHRLLGIQDFARSFEIKEACYGATAGLEAAKNHISRHPESKALVIAADIARYGLNNGGEPTQGAGAVAMLISSQPKILALSDDTINLTQDIYDFWRPTGHTYPLVDGPLSNETYINSFNKVYNRYSKEYQESFGDFAALAFHIPYTKMGKKALQSVLPQASEQDATRLLERYDESITYSRRVGNLYTGSLYLGLISLLENSTALKAGDKLGLFSYGSGAVSQFFTGILQSGYEKHLLKDYHQALLLQRTKLTISDYEKMFNEYVDYNKTTTFNDELPFSIAKIEDNIRFYRN is encoded by the coding sequence ATGAACGTCGGAATAGATAAAATTAGTTTTTTTGTACCACCTTATTACATTGACATGACCGAATTAGCGCAAGTGCGAAATGTTGATCCCGGAAAATATTTGATCGGAATTGGACAATCTGAAATGGCCATTGGGCCAAGTAGCCAAGATATCGTTACTTATGCTGCCAATGCGGCAAACAAAATTTTAACCGATGAAGATAAAAAGGCAATTGACTTGGTGATTGTAGGTACTGAATCTAGCTTTGATGAATCAAAAGCTAGTGCTGTAATTTTACATCGCCTGTTGGGCATCCAAGATTTTGCCCGTTCTTTTGAAATTAAAGAAGCCTGTTATGGTGCAACAGCTGGTTTAGAAGCTGCAAAAAATCATATTTCTCGTCATCCTGAAAGTAAAGCGTTAGTTATCGCTGCAGATATTGCCCGTTATGGTTTAAATAACGGCGGTGAACCTACACAAGGCGCTGGTGCGGTAGCAATGCTTATTAGTAGCCAACCGAAAATCCTAGCCCTAAGCGATGATACGATTAATTTAACCCAAGACATCTACGATTTCTGGCGTCCAACTGGCCACACTTATCCATTAGTCGACGGACCTTTATCCAATGAAACGTATATTAACTCTTTTAATAAGGTTTATAATCGTTATAGCAAAGAATACCAAGAAAGTTTTGGCGATTTTGCTGCATTAGCTTTTCATATACCTTACACAAAAATGGGTAAAAAGGCATTGCAATCAGTTCTACCACAAGCATCAGAACAAGATGCTACTCGCTTATTAGAGCGCTATGATGAAAGTATTACCTATAGTCGACGTGTTGGTAACTTGTATACTGGTTCCTTATACTTAGGCTTGATTTCCCTCTTAGAAAACAGCACTGCTTTAAAAGCTGGTGACAAGTTAGGTCTTTTTAGTTATGGTTCAGGAGCAGTTTCACAGTTTTTCACTGGTATATTACAATCTGGTTATGAAAAACATCTTTTGAAAGATTATCATCAAGCTCTATTATTACAACGCACTAAGCTAACGATCTCAGACTATGAAAAAATGTTTAATGAATATGTTGATTACAACAAAACAACAACTTTTAATGATGAACTACCATTTAGTATTGCAAAAATTGAAGATAACATCCGCTTTTACCGCAACTAA
- a CDS encoding nucleotide pyrophosphohydrolase — protein sequence MSDMQETMKKINKFRDERNWRPFHNEKDLALSISLEASELLEIYQWKTSQQGNLEREHLKEEIADVLIYSYMLADNLGFDINEIIAEKLKKNAIKYPKPIVD from the coding sequence ATGAGTGACATGCAAGAAACCATGAAAAAAATTAATAAATTTCGTGATGAAAGAAATTGGCGTCCTTTTCATAATGAAAAAGACTTGGCTCTATCTATCTCGCTAGAGGCAAGTGAGCTGTTGGAAATATATCAATGGAAGACCTCGCAACAAGGAAATCTTGAACGAGAACATCTCAAAGAAGAAATAGCAGATGTACTCATTTATAGCTATATGTTAGCAGACAATTTAGGCTTTGATATTAATGAAATTATTGCTGAAAAACTAAAGAAAAATGCGATTAAATATCCTAAGCCGATTGTAGATTAA
- the hisS gene encoding histidine--tRNA ligase, which yields MKYQKPKGTMDILPGNSAKWQYIEDTARKVFGEYNFRELRTPIFEHFEVVARSVGETTDIVTKEMYDFYDKGERHITLRPEGTAPLVRSYVENKLFGPEHVNPFKGYYMGPMFRYERPQAGRLRQFHQIGVEVIGSKNPATDVETMAMALDFYQKLGVRHVKLVINTLGNRESRMRYRDALIAYLETVEEQLSEDSKRRLHQNPLRVLDSKDKKDKVIVENAPSILDYLDEYSATFFNEVKGMLDALNIPYVVDHRMVRGLDYYNHTVFEIMSEAKGFGGVLTTICAGGRYDGLISEFGGPAEKDTGFGFALGIERALIAIEAEGAEIPVDETIDVYVACMDQLGNVLAQAAAQSARHAGLVCERDIDFRKLKAQFRTANRLGAKLVVVIGETEVQEQKVVIKDMEKGTEDKIAVADLDDYFKNYLN from the coding sequence ATGAAATATCAAAAACCAAAAGGAACCATGGACATTTTGCCAGGAAATTCAGCTAAATGGCAATATATTGAAGATACTGCTCGCAAAGTCTTTGGTGAATATAATTTTCGTGAATTACGAACACCAATTTTTGAACATTTTGAAGTTGTTGCCAGAAGTGTCGGCGAAACTACAGATATCGTAACCAAAGAAATGTATGATTTCTACGATAAAGGAGAGCGCCACATTACATTGCGACCAGAGGGAACAGCACCATTGGTCCGCAGTTATGTAGAAAATAAATTATTTGGTCCAGAACATGTAAATCCATTTAAGGGCTATTACATGGGGCCAATGTTTCGCTATGAACGACCACAAGCAGGACGTTTACGTCAGTTCCATCAAATTGGGGTGGAAGTTATCGGAAGTAAAAATCCAGCTACAGACGTTGAGACAATGGCGATGGCGTTGGATTTTTATCAAAAATTAGGTGTTCGTCATGTGAAACTGGTTATCAATACCTTAGGTAATAGAGAAAGCCGTATGCGTTATCGTGATGCTTTAATTGCTTACTTGGAAACTGTGGAAGAACAACTTAGTGAAGATTCCAAACGTCGACTACACCAAAATCCATTACGAGTTTTGGATAGTAAAGATAAAAAAGATAAAGTAATCGTGGAAAACGCACCTTCGATTTTAGATTATTTAGATGAATATAGTGCGACTTTCTTTAATGAAGTAAAAGGCATGTTAGATGCCTTAAATATTCCCTATGTTGTCGATCACCGAATGGTACGAGGCCTCGATTACTATAATCACACTGTTTTTGAAATCATGAGCGAGGCAAAAGGTTTCGGCGGTGTATTAACGACAATTTGTGCTGGTGGACGTTATGATGGTTTGATTAGTGAGTTTGGCGGACCGGCTGAAAAAGATACAGGCTTTGGCTTTGCATTAGGGATAGAAAGAGCTCTGATCGCAATCGAAGCAGAAGGGGCGGAAATCCCAGTAGATGAAACTATCGACGTTTACGTAGCTTGTATGGATCAATTAGGGAATGTTTTAGCACAAGCTGCTGCTCAAAGTGCACGTCATGCAGGTTTAGTTTGTGAAAGAGATATTGATTTTCGTAAATTAAAAGCACAATTTAGAACCGCGAATCGCTTAGGAGCAAAATTAGTAGTTGTAATTGGTGAGACCGAGGTACAAGAGCAAAAAGTAGTTATTAAAGATATGGAAAAAGGAACAGAAGATAAAATTGCTGTTGCTGATTTAGATGATTACTTTAAAAATTATTTGAACTAA